One window of Prochlorococcus marinus XMU1405 genomic DNA carries:
- a CDS encoding NAD(P)H-quinone oxidoreductase subunit 5, with amino-acid sequence MPQASEIAWLIPVFPLIGAVLSGLGLISINKKINNSREIVSVGLISFVGISAVISYKALIEQVNGYQSVEKLFVWASAGDFTIPMGFVLDPLGSVMLALVTTITLLVMIYSHGYMAHDKGYVRFFTYLALFSSSMMGLIVSPNLLEIYVFWELVGMCSYLLVGFWYDRDGAAHAAQKAFVVNRVGDFGLLLGILGLFWATNSFDFNEIATGISRSISDNSIPIWAALLLCFLVFLGPMAKSAQFPLHVWLPDAMEGPTPISALIHAATMVAAGIFLVARLQPLYSIFPSIQFIIALVGTITCFLGASIALTQMDLKKGLAYSTVSQLGYMMLAMGCGAPVAGIFHLVTHACFKAMLFLGSGSVIHAMEEVVGHQPVLAQDMRLMGGLRKKMPYTSTTFLIGCVAISGIPPLAGFWSKDEILGNAFISFPAFWFIGLITAGMTAFYMFRLYFLTFEGDFRGENKELQKELLTASKINQDEENEEQHEEQGTIHESPWSMTFPLVFLAVPSLIIGFMGLPWDSKIANLLDPEEAETAAKAFELKEFLPLAIASVLIASAGIIIAYQAYFVKKINLSVLFAEKFPSINRFLSNKWYLDDINEKLFVKGSRKLAKEVLEVDSKVVDGVVNLTGLVTLGSGEGLKYFETGRAQFYALIVFGGVILLVAIFGIQSPQVS; translated from the coding sequence ATGCCTCAAGCTTCAGAAATTGCCTGGTTAATTCCTGTTTTCCCACTGATTGGAGCAGTTCTTTCTGGTTTAGGCCTAATAAGTATTAACAAGAAAATTAATAATTCTAGAGAAATTGTTTCTGTAGGTCTTATCTCTTTTGTTGGCATTTCTGCAGTAATTAGTTACAAAGCTCTGATTGAACAAGTTAATGGTTATCAATCTGTAGAAAAATTATTTGTATGGGCTAGTGCTGGGGATTTTACAATCCCGATGGGTTTTGTCCTTGATCCTTTGGGGAGTGTAATGCTTGCTCTTGTAACGACTATAACGTTGCTCGTGATGATTTACTCTCATGGTTATATGGCGCATGACAAAGGTTATGTCAGATTTTTTACATATTTAGCATTATTTAGTAGTTCAATGATGGGATTAATAGTTAGTCCGAATTTATTAGAAATTTATGTTTTTTGGGAATTAGTTGGAATGTGTTCTTATTTGTTGGTTGGTTTTTGGTATGACAGGGATGGCGCTGCCCACGCTGCACAAAAAGCATTTGTTGTTAATAGAGTGGGAGATTTTGGATTATTACTAGGAATTCTTGGCCTATTTTGGGCAACAAATAGTTTTGATTTTAATGAAATAGCCACTGGAATTTCTCGATCAATATCTGATAATTCGATACCTATTTGGGCTGCTTTATTGCTTTGTTTTTTAGTTTTTTTAGGGCCAATGGCAAAATCTGCTCAGTTTCCTCTTCATGTGTGGTTGCCTGATGCGATGGAAGGCCCGACACCTATTTCTGCACTTATCCATGCTGCAACAATGGTTGCTGCAGGCATTTTTCTTGTAGCAAGACTTCAACCTTTGTATTCAATATTCCCCTCTATTCAGTTCATTATTGCTTTAGTTGGTACCATCACTTGTTTTTTAGGAGCATCTATAGCTTTGACCCAAATGGATTTAAAAAAAGGTTTAGCTTATAGCACAGTCTCTCAGCTTGGTTATATGATGCTTGCAATGGGTTGTGGAGCACCAGTTGCAGGAATTTTTCATTTAGTGACTCATGCTTGCTTTAAAGCAATGCTCTTTTTGGGATCTGGTTCAGTAATACATGCCATGGAAGAAGTAGTTGGCCATCAGCCTGTTTTAGCTCAAGATATGAGATTAATGGGCGGTTTAAGAAAAAAAATGCCATATACATCAACAACATTTTTAATAGGTTGCGTAGCAATTAGTGGTATTCCCCCATTGGCAGGTTTTTGGAGTAAAGACGAAATCCTCGGAAATGCTTTCATATCATTTCCAGCTTTTTGGTTTATAGGACTTATAACAGCTGGTATGACTGCTTTCTATATGTTTAGGCTTTATTTCTTGACATTTGAAGGAGATTTCAGAGGGGAGAATAAAGAATTGCAAAAAGAGCTTCTAACGGCCTCTAAAATAAATCAAGATGAAGAAAATGAAGAACAGCATGAAGAACAAGGCACTATTCATGAGTCACCCTGGTCAATGACATTTCCCTTGGTATTTCTAGCTGTACCGTCTCTAATTATAGGTTTTATGGGACTTCCATGGGATAGCAAAATTGCCAATTTACTAGATCCTGAAGAAGCAGAGACTGCTGCAAAAGCTTTCGAATTAAAAGAATTTTTGCCTTTAGCGATAGCTTCAGTTCTTATTGCATCAGCTGGAATCATTATTGCTTATCAGGCATATTTTGTGAAAAAAATTAATTTATCAGTTTTATTTGCCGAAAAGTTTCCTAGTATCAACAGGTTTTTATCCAATAAATGGTATCTAGATGATATTAATGAAAAACTTTTTGTTAAGGGTAGTAGAAAACTCGCTAAAGAAGTCTTAGAGGTTGATTCTAAGGTTGTTGATGGCGTCGTAAATCTTACTGGACTCGTAACTTTAGGTAGTGGAGAAGGTTTAAAATATTTTGAGACTGGTAGGGCTCAATTTTATGCGCTTATTGTTTTTGGAGGAGTAATTCTACTAGTTGCTATATTTGGTATTCAATCTCCACAAGTATCTTAA